The Papilio machaon chromosome 25, ilPapMach1.1, whole genome shotgun sequence genome contains a region encoding:
- the LOC106716823 gene encoding m-AAA protease-interacting protein 1, mitochondrial, with the protein MNLAFRQLLSARTFRLCEKFSPKSIQLPIASTCPPIHQRTYCQDHAESRKLPQLMEFPPVMWPSFIKYIKNWMFANFIIRPYFDQEFSLNEFIEASKRAVQVVSECLQKSDFQTLEGLVEKDAIAALKNAVTKLSVSQRQLLSIDKEDIFYAFPYQVGVMFDESDKRWVEITMCYHVLKGLKQMQETGDIPPITLGVQPEFRDKIFILNYRFIREFTKGVEDSWWVNIVNHFQPQSIAKKSF; encoded by the exons ATGAATTTAGCATTTAGGCAGCTCCTAAGTGCAAGGACTTTTAGGTTATGTGAGAAGTTTTCACCAAAAAGTATTCAACTCCCAATTGCCTCAACATGCCCTCCTATACATCAACGAACTTACTGCCAAGATCATGCGGAATCAAGGAAACTGCCTCAACTGATGGAGTTCCCGCCAGTAATGTGGccatcttttataaaatatatcaaaaactGGATGTTTGCTAACTTCATCATCAGGCCTTATTTTGACCAGGAATTTAGCTTGAACGAATTCATTGAGGCTTCTAAGCGTGCAGTTCAG GTTGTTTCAGAATGTCTACAAAAGAGTGATTTCCAAACATTAGAAGGTTTAGTTGAAAAGGATGCTATAGCCGCTCTTAAAAATGCTGTAACCAAGCTCTCAGTCTCACAAAGACAATTATTGTCTATAGATAaggaagatattttttatgcttTCCCTTACCAG GTAGGTGTAATGTTTGATGAATCAGATAAGAGATGGGTTGAGATAACAATGTGCTatcatgttttaaaaggaCTGAAACAAATGCAAGAAACTGGGGATATTCCACCTATTACATTAGG TGTACAACCGGAATTTCGTGACaagatttttatacttaactaCAGATTTATAAGAGAGTTTACGAAAGGTGTTGAAGACAGTTGGTGGGTAAATATTGTGAATCACTTTCAGCCGCAGTCAATTGCCAAGAAGTCATTTTAG
- the LOC106716328 gene encoding protein IMPACT-B, producing MDADNLTKQIEEVEALSSIYGEDWTTESEVTRSYNIKIKENDHEVILYVTMPLEYPGQAPPKYELSAPWMDRKEKEKLHQSLDEVYLENIGETVIYQWVEKIREKLLQIKPKENKKINNNIQVEEILDLSELVINCPEITHGEVIVDRKSSFQGHAAEVHNIDDVNAVLAKLKQNKKILNATHNMYAYRIERSTDKGVSILQDCDDDGEAHAGGRMLHLLQILDQKNTLVVVSRWYGGIQLGPDRFRHINNATRQVIQQAGLLKK from the exons ATGGACGCTGACAATTTAACCAAACAA ATTGAAGAGGTAGAGGCTTTAAGTTCTATTTACGGAGAAGATTGGACAACAGAAAGTGAAGTCACTAGgtcatataatataaaaataaaggaaaatgaCCATGAAGTTATATTGTATGTAACAATGCCTTTGGAGTACCCGGGACAAGCTCCACCTAAATATGAATTATCTGCTCCTTGGATGGACAGGAAAGAAAAAGAGAAACTGCACCAAAGCCTTGATGAAGTATATTT AGAAAATATTGGTGAGACAGTTATTTACCAATGGGTAGAGAAAATAAGAGAAAAGCTACTACAAATAAAGcctaaggaaaataaaaaaattaacaacaatataCAAGTCGAAGAGATATTGGATCTGTCAGAG ctagtaataaattgtCCAGAAATAACACATGGTGAAGTCATTGTTGATAGAAAGAGTTCATTTCAAGGTCATGCAGCCGAAGTACACAATATTGATGATGTCAA TGCAGTATTGgcaaagttaaaacaaaataagaagaTATTGAACGCGACACACAATATGTACGCTTACCGTATTGAACGGAGTACTGACAAAGGTGTGTCAATATTACAAGACTGTGACGATGATGGCGAGGCTCATGCTGGTGGAAGAATGTTGCATTTACTACAAATATTAGATCAGAAGAACACTTTAGTTGTTGTTTCAAGATG GTATGGTGGCATACAACTTGGTCCGGATAGATTCCGTCACATCAACAATGCCACAAGACAGGTCATTCAACAAGCGGGTCTGCTCAAGAAATGA
- the LOC106716331 gene encoding uncharacterized protein LOC106716331 encodes MAIGVDTSKWKPRKLKGTPAAKVSNIIGISVVTFGVICGVFYQFSSITANFRKKLEPFYEDSEPEVERRLMIASGLRNRSGDMIRKLREEEARPDTPDK; translated from the exons ATGGCTATAGGTGTTGATACTTCGAAGTGGAAACCTAGAAAGTTAAAAGGAACTCCCGCTGCAAAAGTCAGTAATATAATTGGAATAAGTGTAGTTACTTTCGGTGTGATTTGTGGTGTATTTTACCA ATTTTCAAGTATAACAGcaaattttcgtaaaaaatTGGAACCATTTTATGAGGACTCTGAACCAGAAGTAGAAAGACGACTGATGATAGCAAGCGGCTTAAGAAATAGATCGGGTGATATGATTCGTAAACTTAGAGAAGAGGAAGCCAGGCCTGATACCCCTGATAAATAA
- the LOC123720924 gene encoding structure-specific endonuclease subunit SLX4, whose translation MYIIFYFQKSGMDESLTDFQERKKICTGPKTNKLRVKKLISKKRLKGQKDIRTLVRPKKNELLTFTKDFNNVCAQGGIDVDSQQLQLAIALSKSLQQSDQTETEDFPTNNLTSQERTNRIRRTLQEYGFRIPQAKIKLEACKRIKKYRKPYKLLQITEEERLQKICNRYSQVLFDNPDKSFEKDTNDCNIDSKLYHLASNTTYDLIRTNKIYITEILHEISVSKGNLLRDWSDIPGRPESPKLVEDYVISMQDIECSQNELDIILSGPLYAAKDILKSKLNNSYLNTINQISSIPEINITSENTESKNNEGLNELQSSQDNLLTMQHKQNRSNSPDIFDDDTSIIDHSISDNQNVEKESTKIRDSNVSILNLTSTEVTNKVDACSQSSDNITKRKSNDFMDLTECVPVKSHCKIKLLETTNKVDLAHNSMEFTKCVNPISQDSNNSKEQTKNSLSTEECVSLEEEDKTRNGIPAVVSELEKELDYSSDDTIILKDDYIDLTQNCGPKVLVEDSLRDDNMQTMDLTQSSNSNDDLPVVNIPGTQKLSPDDTIIVQYDGCGDIPQTNIVAPSNSIKLNNDVIEVNEDFLDISNDILTGRSPSRTENRSTIIHNSKYRTEDFAESQSFSSEIATSSNKGNGDNIDLTQSSDSTVDGYHESSTGNVSENLQINDCDSLGKKGDVSIDYDEINQVVENVSPIDEERKHIQSRARNFSQSPNNLNISDNFELCDRELNYSLYKSRLDIDYEGISIVDTNNDVNYINKSKSTTCYNNYTINRSLSESDLPINDRTNCKDKQYNITLNKSACSTPIKATITNDRVSIKTPTNSEYVVKLGEVTPMLDYEAMSSPERNKELEKYGLKPFKRKRAIQLLTHLYNQTHPIIEQCSEDPVPFKKFKPNSPEIHSSQKNNIILDKENIYSETKTNPDIRNIECCSDDWVFQKREKAKVYSCPVPLHIAFHNYVSCRRHLREAILRYEPINIDVIHKDLVSCGFKYNPKDLLKFLDRKCITVKTADNTRNNK comes from the exons atgtatataattttt TATTTCCAAAAATCTGGAATGGACGAAAGCTTAACAGACTTtcaagagagaaaaaaaatttgtactGGACCTAAAACTAATAAACTTAGAGTGAAGAAGCTAATTTCCAAGAAACGATTAAAAGGTCAAAAAGATATTAGAACATTGGTAAGACCAAAGAAAAACGAACTTTTGACGTTTACAAAGGATTTCAATAATGTGTGTGCTCAAGGTGGCATAGATGTTGACTCCCAGCAGTTGCAGCTAGCCATAGCTCTTTCAAAATCACTTCAGCAGTCAGATCAGACAGAAACTGAGGATTTTCCAACTAATAATTTAACCTCACAAGAGAGAACAAATAGGATCCGAAGAACATTGCAAGAATATGGATTCAGAATACCACAAGCTAAGATAAAATTGGAAGCttgtaaaagaattaaaaagtatagaaAACCATACAAATTGTTACAGATAACTGAAGAAGAGAGACTTCAAAAGATTTGTAACAGATATTCACAAGTATTGTTTGACAATCCAGAtaaatcatttgaaaaagATACAAATGATTGTAATATTGATAGTAAACTTTATCACTTAGCTTCAAATACAACATATGACCTTataagaacaaataaaatatacataacagAAATATTGCATGAAATTTCAGTTTCTAAAGGTAATCTACTTAGAGATTGGTCAGATATACCTGGTCGACCAGAAAGCCCTAAACTTGTAGAAGACTATGTTATATCTATGCAAGATATAGAATGCTCCCAAAATGAacttgatataattttaagtggACCCTTATATGCagcaaaagatattttaaaatcaaaattaaataattcatatctCAATACAATTAATCAAATCTCCAGTATTCCTGAGATTAATATTACCTCTGAAAACACtgaatcaaaaaataatgaaggTTTGAATGAATTACAAAGCAGTCAAGATAATCTGTTAACAATGCAACATAAGCAAAATAGAAGTAATTCACCAGATATTTTTGATGATGACACATCAATAATTGATCATTCAATTAGTGATAAtcaaaatgttgaaaaagAAAGTACCAAAATTAGAGACAGCAATGttagtatattaaatttgacatcAACAGAAGTTACTAATAAAGTAGATGCATGTTCTCAATCTTCAGATAACAtaactaaaagaaaatcaaatgaTTTTATGGATTTAACAGAATGTGTTCCTGTAAAAtcacattgtaaaataaaattactagaaACAACAAACAAAGTTGACTTAGCACATAATAGTATGGAATTCACAAAATGTGTAAATCCCATTTCACAAGATAGTAACAATAGCAAAGAACAAACGAAAAATTCTTTGAGTACTGAAGAGTGTGTTTCTTTAGAGGAAGAAGATAAAACACGCAATGGTATCCCAGCTGTAGTTTCTGAATTAGAAAAAGAGCTAGACTACTCTTCAGATGATACTATTATTCTGAAGGATGATTATATTGATCTTACTCAGAATTGTGGTCCAAAAGTGTTAGTAGAAGATTCTTTGAGAGATGATAACATGCAAACAATGGATCTTACACAATCATCTAATTCTAATGATGATTTACCCGTAGTGAACATTCCTGGTACACAAAAACTTTCCCCAGATGACACCATTATTGTACAATATGATGGTTGTGGTGACATACctcaaacaaatattgtagcACCTTCAAATTCTATAAAACTCAATAATGATGTCATAGAAGTTAATGAAGATTTTCTAGATATTTCGAATGATATTTTAACTGGAAGAAGTCCTTCTAGAACAGAAAATAGGTCAACTATCATTCACAATTCAAAGTATAGAACTGAAGATTTTGCAGAAAGTCAATCATTTAGTTCAGAAATTGCAACAAGTTCAAATAAAGGAAATGGGGATAACATTGATTTGACTCAATCATCAGATTCCACTGTAGATGGTTACCATGAAAGCTCTACTGGTAATGTAtctgaaaatttacaaatcaATGATTGTGATAGCCTTGGTAAGAAAGGCGATGTTTCTATAGATTATGATGAAATCAATCAAGTTGTAGAAAATGTTAGTCCAATAGATgaagaaagaaaacatattcAATCAAGGGCAAGAAATTTTTCTCAATCACCtaacaatttgaatatttcagATAATTTTGAACTTTGTGATAGAGAGTTAAACTattctttatataaatcaaGACTAGATATTGATTATGAAGGTATTTCAATAGTTGATACTAACAATGACgtcaattacattaataagtcAAAAAGTACAACCTGTTATAACAATTATACTATAAATCGATCATTAAGTGAGAGTGATCTTCCAATTAATGATAGAACAAATTGCAAAGATAAACAGTACAATATAACTTTGAATAAATCAGCTTGTTCTACTCCAATTAAAGCAACTATTACAAATGATAGGGTTTCAATAAAAACACCAACTAATTCCGAATATGTTGTTAAATTGGGTGAAGTTACACCAATGTTAGATTATGAAGCTATGTCAAGTCCGGAAAGGAATAAAGAATTAGAGAAATATGGTTTAAAACCATTTAAACGGAAAAGAG CCATACAACTTCTAACACACTTATACAACCAAACACATCCAATAATAGAGCAATGTTCAGAAGATCCTGtgccatttaaaaaatttaaacctaATTCACCAGAGATACATAGTtcacaaaaaaacaatattatattggataaagaaaatatttatagtgaaacaaaaactaatcctgatattagaaatattgaaTGTTGTTCTGATGATTGGGTTTTTCAGAAGAGAGAGAAAGCTAAG GTGTATTCCTGTCCAGTACCATTACACATAGCATTTCACAACTATGTGTCGTGTAGAAGACATTTACGGGAGGCAATACTGCGTTATGAACCCATTAATATAGATGTTATACATAAAGATCTTGTTTCATGTGGATTTAAATACAATCCTAAg GATCTACTAAAATTTTTGGATAGAAAATGCATTACTGTGAAAACGGCTGATAatacaagaaataataaataa
- the LOC106716327 gene encoding CDK-activating kinase assembly factor MAT1, whose product MDDQACPRCKTTKYRNPSLKLMVNVCGHALCESCVDLLFLKGSGSCPDCNVPLRRSNFRVQLFEDSMVEKEIDIRKRVLKDYNKKEEDFATLREYNDYLEEIETIVYNLCNNIDVVGTNKRIEQYKKDNKELIMKNKVKIGREEIELEEILETEKQMEELRRAEISRLEQEAKKQKIREKEALIDELMFAEGDAKEILNTFAQNIAKKEEIDVVPIIPKVTQFSTGVKFSRGSGSQQGVPILEEGPLYKYEAPVIPDRCGPDPPSIQNIISKGYLQHVRAENETEKAGGYTSTLPCLRALQDAMAGLYHAS is encoded by the exons ATGGACGACCAAGCGTGCCCCCGTTGTAAAACAACAAAGTACAGAAATCCCTCACTCAAGTTGATGGTAAATGTATGCGGCCACGCTTTATGCGAAAGTTGTgtggatttattatttttaaaag GTTCTGGTTCTTGCCCTGACTGTAATGTTCCCCTTCGTCGAAGTAATTTTCGAGTGCAGCTATTCGAGGACTCTATGGTTGAAAAGGAAATAGACATAAGAAAGAGAGTTCTTAaggattacaataaaaaagagGAAGACTTTGCTACTTTAAGGGAATACAATGATTATTTAGAAGAAATAGAAACAATTGTATACAATTTATGTAACAATATAGATGTAGTAGGTACTAATAAAAGGATAGAACAGTACAAGAAAGataataaagaattaattatgaagaataaagtgaaaatag GTAGAGAAGAGATAGAATTAGAGGAGATTTTAGAGACAGAGAAGCAGATGGAAGAGTTACGGAGAGCAGAAATATCTAGACTAGAACAGGAAGCTAAAAAGCAGAAGATCAGAGAAAAGGAAGCACTTATTGATGAATTAATGTTTGCGGAGGGTGATGCTAAagagatattaaatacatttgctCAGAATATTGCTAAAAAGGAAGAGATTGATGTAGTTCCAATAATTCCCAAG gtGACTCAATTTTCAACGGGAGTTAAATTCTCGAGAGGTTCGGGAAGTCAACAGGGTGTTCCAATATTAGAAGAAGGGCCTTTATACAAATATGAAGCACCCGTAATACCAGACAGATGTGGTCCTGACCCACCTTCTATACAGAATATAATCTCTAAAGGGTATCTGCAACATGTGAG AGCAGAGAATGAAACAGAGAAAGCGGGTGGGTACACCTCTACATTACCTTGTCTGCGCGCTCTACAGGATGCTATGGCTGGTCTGTATCATGCAAGCTGA
- the LOC106716325 gene encoding uncharacterized protein LOC106716325, whose amino-acid sequence MSLLQTISYAEYQRALALNIESCEILAKLANLKLNFQSSKKPGEILMKTLDRHGYSVQQYRQLLTTALNTKTILTYYRPQSKVAILIGNDKYRQLTKLVTPTIDCDSLASNLKKLGFIIVTLKNLTAAELKSYLTRIFQLIPEDSYTFIFYAGHGCELCNTRCLLCVDCPTEDISVEHCVTENWLLREVAKCKPELCVLILDMCRNVLDRFTNPKIYTSMTTVEDYTTHCNLLISYSTQSSEVAYELLQIECSTTIDCTYEVKTGDTERIIPGASLYANALCTRLVENLDVSSMLDRVHGDMESCSKRQRPIKVQCGVAKRSLYDPAKGDSQIILNKLKEALEDEKDNCAVF is encoded by the exons ATGTCACTATTACAAACAATATCCTACGCTGAATATCAAAGAGCTTTAGCACTTAATATTGAATCATGTGAAATCTTAGCAAAACTTGCAAATTTGAA ATTAAATTTCCAAAGTAGTAAAAAACCGGGagagattttgatgaaaactCTGGACCGGCATGGTTACTCGGTGCAACAATATAGACAATTATTGACCACAGCATTGAACACTAAGACAATTTTGACTTACTACAGACCTCAAAGCAAAGTTGCAATACTCATAGGAAATGATAAATATAGACAATTAACAAAACTTGTAACACCAACAATTGATTGTGACTCTTTAGCTTCCAATTTAAAGAAACTAGGCTTTataattgttactttaaaGAATTTGACTGCGGCTGAATTGAAATCATATTTAACAAGAATATTTCAATTGATACCAGAAGATTCTTAta cttttattttctatgctgGACATGGATGTGAACTATGTAATACAAGATGTTTGCTCTGTGTGGATTGCCCTACGGAAGATATAAGTGTAGAACATTGTGTGACAGAGAATTGGCTGCTTAGAGAGGTGGCCAAATGTAAACCCGAACTGTGTGTTTTGATTTTAGACATGTGCAGAAATGTTTTAGATag GTTTACCAATCCTAAAATCTACACATCTATGACTACAGTGGAAGACTACACAACCCATTGTAACCTGCTTATAAGTTATTCAACACAATCGTCTGAAGTTGCTTACGAGTTGTTACAAATTGAATGTTCTACAACCATAGACTGTACATATGAAGTAAAGACTGGTGATACTGAGAGAATAATACCCGGGGCTAGTTTATATGCTAATGCTTTATGTACAAGGTTGGTAGAGAACTTGGACGTCAGCTCAATGTTGGATAGAGTACATGGTG atATGGAATCTTGTAGTAAACGACAAAGACCTATAAAGGTACAATGTGGAGTTGCCAAGAGGTCATTATATGATCCTGCAAAag gagaTTCACAGATAATCTTAAACAAATTGAAAGAAGCATTGGAAGATGAAAAGGATAATTGTGCTgtattttaa